The following coding sequences lie in one Spinacia oleracea cultivar Varoflay chromosome 1, BTI_SOV_V1, whole genome shotgun sequence genomic window:
- the LOC110785684 gene encoding glycine-rich protein 5-like — MEKRFNVFLWWLVFLGFFHRISGVVDARMSMEHKNSGLGRKNTEKGIAKTSYGMHSAYGGGIGDGYGGGGGSGGGGFKGGSGGGFGGGSGSGFGGGCGGGCSGGFGGSGGTGIADGGGGHGYGGRGGSGGSYGRYDPPGPGRGYGPGSTSTWDATSSKAEVPH, encoded by the coding sequence ATGGAGAAGAGATTCAATGTATTCTTGTGGTGGCTGGTGTTCTTGGGATTTTTCCATCGCATAAGTGGGGTTGTTGATGCAAGAATGTCAATGGAACATAAGAATTCTGGCCTGGGAAGGAAGAATACAGAGAAGGGTATTGCAAAAACTAGCTACGGCATGCATAGTGCTTATGGTGGTGGTATCGGCGATGGATATGGTGGGGGTGGTGGAAGCGGTGGTGGCGGCTTCAAAGGAGGTTCTGGTGGTGGATTTGGAGGAGGCAGTGGCAGTGGCTTTGGAGGAGGTTGCGGTGGTGGCTGCAGTGGTGGCTTTGGGGGGAGCGGTGGTACTGGCATTGCcgacggtggtggtggtcaCGGGTATGGTGGCAGAGGAGGCAGTGGCGGGAGCTATGGACGATATGACCCTCCTGGACCTGGCCGTGGATATGGACCTGGTTCTACTTCTACATGGGATGCGACAAGCTCAAAGGCAGAAGTTCCACACTAG
- the LOC110785745 gene encoding NAC domain-containing protein 83 gives MERMNFVKNGVLRLPPGFRFHPTDEELVVQYLKRKVYDCPLPASIIPEVDVCKSDPWDLPGDKGQERYFFSTREAKYPNGNRSNRATVSGYWKATGKDKAVVAGGKSNHHHGNHHNNSPLIVGMKKTLVFYRGKPPNGSRTDWIMHEYRLVDTSQALINPQALNSPFKRGLLQKTGEATGDWVLCRIFLKKRNNAAAKNDQEEEEEEGIVCQEEDDKGCSKMLGNEKPVFYDFMARDLNLPATCSSSSGSSAVTDVDGNDNIKTDDINVESSEERDDSSSSCNSISFLRRKP, from the exons ATGGAGAGGATGAATTTTGTGAAGAATGGGGTGTTGAGGTTGCCACCTGGGTTCCGGTTTCACCCTACAGACGAAGAATTGGTTGTGCAGTACTTGAAACGGAAAGTTTATGATTGTCCTTTGCCTGCTTCTATCATCCCTGAAGTTGATGTTTGCAAGTCTGACCCATGGGATTTGCCTG GGGATAAAGGTCAAGAGAGGTACTTTTTCAGCACAAGAGAAGCCAAGTACCCAAATGGGAACAGATCAAACAGGGCAACAGTGTCAGGGTACTGGAAAGCCACTGGCAAAGACAAGGCTGTTGTAGCTGGTGGTAAGAGTAATCACCACCATGGCAACCACCACAACAACAGCCCACTTATAGTTGGGATGAAGAAGACTCTGGTGTTTTACAGGGGGAAGCCTCCAAATGGGTCAAGGACTGATTGGATTATGCATGAGTATCGCCTCGTTGACACCAGTCAAGCTCTAATCAACCCACAAGCTCTCAATTCACCTTTCAAACGGGGTTTACTACAG AAAACAGGGGAAGCAACAGGGGATTGGGTATTGTGCAGGATTTTCCTTAAGAAAAGGAACAATGCAGCTGCCAAAAATGAtcaagaggaagaagaagaagaagggattGTTTGTCAGGAGGAAGATGACAAAGGTTGTAGCAAAATGCTTGGGAATGAGAAGCCAGTTTTCTATGATTTCATGgcaagagacttgaatctcccTGCAACTTGTTCCTCTTCTTCGGGTTCGAGTGCCGTCACCGATGTCGACGGTAACGACAACATCAAAACCGACGACATCAATGTAGAGTCGTCGGAGGAGCGAGATGacagcagcagcagctgcaATAGCATCTCATTTCTTAGAAGAAAACCTTAA